The following is a genomic window from Oncorhynchus masou masou isolate Uvic2021 chromosome 6, UVic_Omas_1.1, whole genome shotgun sequence.
TGTGTGGGTTTCCGCACTCACGTACCTTAAACCATTGACGATGTCCTTGGTCTTCCCAAAGTAGATCTCGTTGAGAGTGGAGCGAATCTTATTCTCCATATCCTGAGGTTAGAAAAATGAATTTACATAACACTAATCTTGTGATAAACATATCAATagatagtgccttcagaaagtttatGCTCCTTGACCTATTGCACATTTTGTTGTAACAGCCCGGacacagtgaaaacatgtttttaggatTTGTTGCTAAATTatacagtctcacacacacacacacacagtggttcaCATGGATTCCTTCCTAGCTGAAATAATGCTAAAATAACCCCATGTAAACCAAGTAAAACAGTGATATAAATTTCTCACacattgaaaatgaaatgcagatatctaattgacataagtattcacacccttgatgGAGATTCCAACTTTCGTCATGGATATGTCTGTATCAGGGTTGCACATCTGGATGTGGGGATTTTCTCCTATTGTTCCTTgtagattttctcaagctctttAAATTAGATGGAATTCAAGTCTGGACTTTGTTTGGGCCACTCAAgtactttcacattcttgttctgaagccattccagtaTTGCTTTGACTgcccttaccagtctcccagtccctgccactgaaaagcatccccatagcatgatgctgctaccaccatgcttcatggtagGGGTAGTGTTAGATGGGCGATGAGCTATGCCTGGTTTTCTGCGACAGAACACTTTGcactcaggccaaagagttacacttttgtctcatcagaccacagaaggTTTTGCCTGTGATCCGAGTCTTTCACATGCCTTTTTGCCAACTCCAGGCGTGCTGCCATTTTcttaggagtggcttcagtctggccactctcccataaaccccagattggtgaagtgctgtataGACTTGTTCTTCTGGCAGGTACTCCCATCTCAGAAACTCTgttgttctgtcagagtggtcattgggttcttggtcacctccctgctCAGTTTGGTAGGACGGCCACCTCTAGGCAGTCTGAGTAGTTCCATATTTCATTGAATTTCCCCAAAAGCTATTTTTTGCAATTCTAgaaattgttttatacccttccccagatatatgctTCATCACAATCTGAGATCTATGGAGAGTTCCTTTGACTTCATAGTAAAGTTACTGCTCTGacacacactgtcaactgtgggacctaatatagacaggtgtttctttctaattcatgtccaaacaattgaattggctataggtggactccaattaagttgaaGTGACATCTCAAATATGATCAAAAGAAATTGAGCTCAATTTGGGGTGTCATAGCAAAAGGGTGTGAATAATTGTGTAAATGAtacttctgtatttcattttctatACATTATGTCAGTGTGCATAACGGCATGCATACAGTAGGTGTAGTTCTACCCACCTCCACCAGGCGGCCGATGTTGGCAATATGTGGGGAAGACTCTCCAACTGTCTCGTCTTTCTCCATCTGGAAGAAGAGAGATGAGGGTATTGTACAGTCCAACAGTGGAAATATGTTGCAACAAGTAAACCAAGAGACATATTACAAAACAAGACAGATTACGggagcatgtacacacacacacacacacacacacacacacaaccaacccccccccacatcctctcacacacacacagttgtatgCAAGTACCTGTCTTGTCAGACTGCCACCCAGGTTCATGGTTCCAGACCCAGTCTTGGTCGTCTGGAGCCACAGCATAACGGTGGAGGTGAGTTTGTAGTGAGCGGTCCGTCCGCTGGACTTCTCCTGCACCTCCACCACATGGATGGAGTCCCAGCAGCCTTTGATCTTCTTGGAGCCGTCTCCAGCCTTCTTGATGAGGATGACCCCAGCAAAGCCATGATCCAAGTcccacagatacacagatgataCACCACCCTCAAagtacctgacaacacattacattttttaaaatttaacctttatttaactaggcaagtcagttaagaacaaattattatttacaattacggtctacgaacagtgggttaactgccttgttcaggggtagaacgacagatttttaccttgtcagctcggggattcgatctagcaatctttcggttactggcccaacgctctaacctctaggctacctgtcacccttaGGATGGCATAGATATTTATGATAAGACCGTCATTGGTGGTATTACCAGGTTATTTGTTTTCGTCATAGACATGGAATAGCCAATGAGAATTGAGGATCCAAACGACCCACTTTATAATAACGGTATAAAATGGTATTACTGTGGTGTAACGATACTCTAAAGTGTCAATAATGAGTCCGTCTGTTCCTCTCACATACTGACTTGGTCATACTGGTACTCACAGGTCTCTATACTGGTCAAAGGCATTGTTGGCTTCAACCTCTAGTTTGCGCAGGCGGGCAGATGGCATGGCACCATCGTCGATGGGTGGCTCATACTTATTACTCCATGGAGATCTGAGAAACAAGAATGAGCAAGAGAAAATCCCAAATCAATCCTTTGTGACCAAACCAAACGGGTGTGTGGTCAAATGTTCATGCATGACAAACAAATAATTGTAATGACATTCATTTATACCAGGCATGGTTTGAGGAGATGGATATGTGGGAAGGGAAGTAAGATAGAGATAAAGGAGGAGTAGCAGGTTGTCAGTCCTACCTGTAGGAGTCACCGTCTCTGTTGTAGTCACAGAGCAGGTAGTCTTTCCCCACCACCTTGTCCCGGGCGATCTTCAGAGGCTGGTCCACAGAGGAGAGTAGGTCCTCACACAGACTGGGCACCTGGACACAGACAAAGTTCTCGCGACATGTTCCAACAACACACTTGATACTAGTCGACAAGCTCACAAACACACTTTCATTGACAAACTTACACGCAGACCTTCTCGCAAACTTACAGTGCCGTCAGAAAGTACTCACACCACTTGACCTTTTTCAACATGTTGTTTTGTTCGAGCCAGCAtttcaaatggattaaattgagatggtctcactggcctacacagaatatcccataatgtcaaagtggaattgttttacaaaatgttgaaaaattctgaaaagctgaaatggtttgagtcaataagtactcaCTGCCACAACAAAGGggttaagttcaggagtaaacatttgcttaacaagtcacatattaAATAGAATGGATTCATTTTTGTGCAAAAAGTGGTTAACTTGATTTCTGAATgacaacctcatctctgtaccccacacattcaaTTATATTTAAGGTcgctcagtcaagcagtgaatttcaaaaacagattcaaccacagggAGGTTCTCCAATGCCTCAAAAAAGGTCACCGATTGTAGATGGGTAAACAAAAAAAAGCTGATTTTGATTATCACTGAGCATGGAagttattacactttggatggtgtatcaacacacccaTT
Proteins encoded in this region:
- the LOC135541976 gene encoding F-actin-capping protein subunit beta; protein product: MNDQQLDCALDLMRRLPPQQIEKNLSDLIDLVPSLCEDLLSSVDQPLKIARDKVVGKDYLLCDYNRDGDSYRSPWSNKYEPPIDDGAMPSARLRKLEVEANNAFDQYRDLYFEGGVSSVYLWDLDHGFAGVILIKKAGDGSKKIKGCWDSIHVVEVQEKSSGRTAHYKLTSTVMLWLQTTKTGSGTMNLGGSLTRQMEKDETVGESSPHIANIGRLVEDMENKIRSTLNEIYFGKTKDIVNGLRSVQTLADKSKQEALKNDLMEALKRKQQS